From the genome of Vicia villosa cultivar HV-30 ecotype Madison, WI linkage group LG2, Vvil1.0, whole genome shotgun sequence, one region includes:
- the LOC131649021 gene encoding uncharacterized protein LOC131649021 encodes MVDPLKNTSKGEAVHTVDSNLAREINKDGQRIAKNTNVIEDVNDIEDNEHPKANTETDTNVVDLDEYFDNELLTSLNPSVANRLMTRRKGKTIVQRSPKKSTQVTSAAKDVVRKKSTSAGPIKSKAVIPKKSKEREIVEPESDVEVNVPDIPSRKKPTISKLAASILEVPIDNVSFHYASSASRWKYVLQKRLVVERELAPNALENKEVLELIQEAGLLKTVCNLPKCYVKLVKEFVVNLSEDCGNSRSVDYRKVFVRGKWVSFSPSVINKFLGRTDEAQTELEVKDNKVCQVITTKQVNGWPLKEKLTASKLSIKYAMLHKIGVANWVPTNHKSTISTVLGRFLYAVGTKAKFDYGTHIFYQTMKHAGSFSIKGPISFPSLLCGIILDQYPNILNEHDTVCKRESPLAFHYKLFQGKYVPDVVVIR; translated from the exons ATGGTTGATCCCCTCAAAAACACCAGTAAAGGTGAAGCTGTTCACACCGTTGATAGTAACCTAGCAAGGGAGATCAACAAGGATGGACAAAGGATTGCTAAGAATACCAATGTCATAGAGGATGTCAATGACATAGAAGATAATGAGCACCCTAAGGCCAATACAGAAACTGATACTAATGTGGTAGACTTAGATGAGTACTTTGACAATGAATTGCTTACCTCCTTGAATCCTAGTGTAGCCAACAGACTAATGACAAGAAGAAAAGGCAAAACTATTGTCCAAAGATCACCTAAAAAGAGCACACAAGTGACCAGTGCTGCCAAAGACGTTGTTAGGAAGAAGAGTACTTCTGCTGGTCCTATCAAGAGCAAAGCT GTCATTCCAAAGAAAAGTAAGGAACGGGAAATTGTTGAACCTGAGTCTGATGTTGAAGTGAatgtccctgacatcccatcAAGGAAAAAGCCTACAATCAGCAAGCTTGCTGCTAGTATTCTTGAAGTTCCCATTGATAATGTGTCATTCCACTATGCCTCTAGTGCCAGCAGGTGGAAGTATGTACTCCAAAAGAGATTGGTTGTTGAAAGGGAATTGGCTCCAAATGCTCTTGAGAACAAGGAGGTCCTAGAGCTAATTCAAGAAGCTGGACTATTAAAGACTGTTTGCAATCTTCCCAAATGTTATGTGAAGTTGGTCAAAGAATTTGTGGTGAATCTATCTGAAGACTGTGGCAACAGCAGGAGTGTAGACTACAGAAAGGTGTTTGTGAGAGGTAAGTGGGTATCATTCTCTCCGTCTGTGATTAATAAATTCTTGGGAAGAACAGATGAAGCTCAAACTGAGTTGGAAGTAAAAGACAACAAAGTCTGTCAAGTGATCACAACAAAGCAGGTAAACGGATGGCCCCTGAAAGAGAAGCTAACTGCAAGTAAGCTGAGCATCAAGTATGCAATGCTTCACAAGATAGGAGTAGCAAATTGGGTTCCAACAAATCACAAGTCCACTATCTCAACTGTGCTTGGCAGATTTCTGTATGCTGTAGGAACAAAGGCAAAGTTTGATTATGGAACACATATTTTTTACCAAACTATGAAGCATGCTGGAAGCTTCAGTATTAAGGGTCCAATTTCCTTCCCATCCCTCCTGTGTGGTATAATTCTGGATCAATATCCAAACATTCTCAATGAACATGATACAGTGTGCAAAAGAGAGAGTCCCTTGGCCTTTCATTACAAACTGTTTCAGGGTAAGTATGTTCCAGACgttgttgtaatacggtga